The following coding sequences lie in one Chelmon rostratus isolate fCheRos1 chromosome 2, fCheRos1.pri, whole genome shotgun sequence genomic window:
- the atad3 gene encoding ATPase family AAA domain containing 3: MSWLFGLNKGQPEVPPGLPVQPPPPPPPPAGGSGGGDKPKDKWSNFDPTGLERAAQAAKELDKSRHAKEALDLARMQEQTTQMEHQSKMKEYEAAVEQLKGDQMRIQAEERRKTLNEETKQHQARAQYQDKLARQRYEDQLRQQQALNEENLRKQEESVQKQEAMRKATIEHEMELRHKNELLRIEAESKARARVERENADIIREQIRLKAAEHRQTVLESIKTAGAVFGEGFRAFVSDWDKVTATVAGLTLLAVGVYSARNATAVAGRYIEARLGKPSLVRETSRFTVGEAIKHPIKTAKRLKSKPQDALEGVVLSPSLEERVRDVAIATRNTRQNNGLYRNILMYGPPGTGKTLFAKKLAVHSGMDYAIMTGGDVAPMGRDGVTAMHKVFDWANTSRRGLLLFVDEADAFLRKRSTEKISEDLRATLNAFLYRTGEQSNKFMLVLASNQPEQFDWAINDRIDEIVNFALPGPEERERLVRLYFDRYVLEPATGGRQRMKLAQFDYGKKCSEIAKRTEGMSGREISKLGVAWQAAAYSSEDGVLTEAMIDARVDDAVKQHLQKMDWLHGEEEAQSKTLTPPPAGATGSGGKMGFTLPLGEAPQAEDVIAPVLETNTKPEGESASLPSDINQFAEGKGVTPAGQDCEDAVKAEAATTAESLAEPVASSDSEGKVQKEDKPGSSPPKDGTPV; this comes from the exons atgtcgTGGCTGTTCGGCCTGAACAAGGGGCAGCCTGAAGTGCCTCCCGGTCTCCCGGTtcagcctccaccaccaccaccgccgccgGCTGGAGGCAGCGGCGGTGGAGATAAACCCAAGGACAAATGGAGCAACTTCGATCCCACCGGGCTAGAGCGGGCTGCTCAGGCAGCCAAGGAGCTCGACAAGTCCC gaCATGCCAAAGAAGCTCTGGATTTGGCTCGGATGCAGGAGCAGACCACTCAGATGGAGCATCAGAGCAAAATGAAG GAGTACGAAGCAGCagttgagcagctgaaaggcGACCAGATGCGAAtccaggcagaggagaggaggaaaactcTGAATGAGGAGACTAAGCAGCATCAAGCG AGAGCTCAGTATCAAGATAAACTGGCCAGACAGCGATATGAGGATCAACTACGGCAACAG caaGCCCTGAATGAGGAGAACCTTCGCAAACAGGAGGAGTCTGTACAGAAACAGGAGGCCATGAGGAAAG CGACGATAGAGCACGAGATGGAACTGAGGCACAAGAATGAACTTCTGCGCATTGAGGCCGAGTCTAAAGCACGAGCCCGCGTGGAGAGAGAGAACGCTGATATCATCCGTGAGCAGATCCGTCTGAAGgctgcagaacacagacagaccgTCCTGGAGTCCATAAA GACTGCAGGTGCTGTGTTTGGAGAAGGATTCAGGGCCTTTGTGTCAGACTGGGACAAAGTCACAGCCACG GTGGCAGGTCTGACCCTTTTAGCTGTGGGAGTTTATTCGGCCCGAAACGCAACAGCGGTGGCGGGACGTTACATCGAGGCCAGGCTCGGGAAGCCGTCACTGGTGCGGGAAACGTCCCGATTCACCGTGGGAGAGGCAATCAAGCATCCAATCAAG ACTGCCAAACGGCTGAAGAGCAAACCGCAGGATGCTCTCGAGGGAGTTGTGCTCAGT CCTTCCCTGGAAGAGCGTGTGCGTGACGTTGCCAtagcaacaagaaacacaaggcaGAACAACGGCCTGTACAGGAACATCCTCATGTACGGCCCTCCAGGCACGGGCAAAACTCTCTTTGCAAAG AAGCTggcagtgcattctgggatgGACTATGCGATCATGACTGGTGGTGACGTGGCACCCATGGGCCGTGACGGTGTGACAGCCATGCACAAAGTGTTTGACTGGGCTAACACGAGTCGACGCGG ACTTCTGCTTTTTGTTGATGAGGCTGATGCATTCCTCCGCAAGAGATCCACT GAGAAGATCAGTGAAGACCTCAGAGCCACTTTGAATGCATTTCTGTATCGGACTGGAGAACAGAGCAACAA GTTCATGCTGGTGTTGGCCAGTAACCAACCAGAGCAGTTTGACTGGGCCATTAATGACCGTATAGATGAAATAGTGAATTTTGCTCTGCCGGGTcctgaggagagggagaggctggtGCGGTTGTACTTTGACAGATATGTGCTGGAGCCCGCCACTGGAGGGAGGCA GAGGATGAAGCTGGCACAGTTTGACTATGGTAAAAAGTGCTCTGAGATAGCGAAGCGGACAGAGGGCATGTCTGGAAGAGAGATCTCTAAGCTGGGTGTGGCCTGGCAG GCGGCAGCATATTCCTCTGAAGATGGCGTCCTGACAGAGGCTATGATTGATGCTCGGGTTGACGACGCTGTCAAGCAACACCTTCAGAAGATGGACTGGCTgcatggagaggaggaggctcagTCCAAGACTCTTACACCTCCCCCAGCTGGGGCGACAGGCAGTGGTGGCAAAATGGGCTTTACTCTGCCCCTCGGTGAGGCACCTCAGGCTGAGGACGTGATTGCTCCAGTTCTTGAGACAAATACGAAACCAGAAGGTGAAAGTGCATCACTTCCCTCAGACATCAACCAATTTGCCGAAGGCAAAGGTGTCACCCCAGCTGGACAGGACTGTGAAGATGCTGTCAAAGCAGAAGCTGCAACAACAGCGGAGAGTCTAGCTGAGCCTGTAGCTTCCAGTGACAGCGAGGGTAAGGTCCAAAAGGAAGATAAACCTGGGTCCTCTCCTCCAAAGGATGGAACTCCAGTTTGA
- the LOC121615335 gene encoding THAP domain-containing protein 2-like isoform X2: protein MLHFCAAVGCCGEISAKTKEQFPKDKVKRQAWKAALRRKEFEPNDRSVICSCHFKPEDFDMTGQTTRIKEGVIPSVFIFSDHLSKVPNTSGSTKTSQKAAAQGPDVRVQLPEDHEVSASDHQYALDPVKVKKKLTEAQERVEELQRILRNAKDRERRRKKVVKSLLKDLKHKNMLTKELQQELDLYSDLPD from the exons ATGCTACACTTTTGTGCTGCAGTTGGATGTTGCGGTGAAATAAGTGCCAAAACCAAGGAACA GTTCCCAAAAGATAAAGTAAAAAGACAGGCGTGGAAAGCAGCACTGAGGAGAAAGGAGTTCGAGCCAAATGACCGCTCGGTCATCTGTAGCTGTCACTTCAAGCCAGAAGACTTTGACATGACTGGACAGACAACTCGCATAAAGGAAGGAGTGATCCcgtctgtttttatattttctgacCATCTGAGCAAA GTGCCCAACACATCCGGGTCAACTAAGACGTCccaaaaagctgcagcacaagGTCCGGATGTTCGCGTTCAGCTGCCAGAGGACCATGAAGTGTCAGCTTCA gACCATCAGTATGCCCTTGACCCagttaaagtaaaaaagaaGTTAACTGAGGCtcaggagagggtggaggaatTGCAGCGGATCTTAAGAAATGCTAAGGACCGGGAAAGAAGGCGTAAGAAGGTCGTGAAATCCCTGCTAAAggatttaaaacacaaaaatatgctgacaaaggagctgcagcaggagcttgACCTCTACTCTG ATCTTCCAGATTAA
- the LOC121615335 gene encoding THAP domain-containing protein 2-like isoform X1: MPDFCAAVGCSNERSVKTKEQGITFHRFPKDKVKRQAWKAALRRKEFEPNDRSVICSCHFKPEDFDMTGQTTRIKEGVIPSVFIFSDHLSKVPNTSGSTKTSQKAAAQGPDVRVQLPEDHEVSASDHQYALDPVKVKKKLTEAQERVEELQRILRNAKDRERRRKKVVKSLLKDLKHKNMLTKELQQELDLYSDLPD, from the exons ATGCCAGACTTCTGTGCTGCGGTTGGATGTTCCAATGAAAGAAGTGTCAAAACAAAGGAACAGGGAATAACATTTCACAG GTTCCCAAAAGATAAAGTAAAAAGACAGGCGTGGAAAGCAGCACTGAGGAGAAAGGAGTTCGAGCCAAATGACCGCTCGGTCATCTGTAGCTGTCACTTCAAGCCAGAAGACTTTGACATGACTGGACAGACAACTCGCATAAAGGAAGGAGTGATCCcgtctgtttttatattttctgacCATCTGAGCAAA GTGCCCAACACATCCGGGTCAACTAAGACGTCccaaaaagctgcagcacaagGTCCGGATGTTCGCGTTCAGCTGCCAGAGGACCATGAAGTGTCAGCTTCA gACCATCAGTATGCCCTTGACCCagttaaagtaaaaaagaaGTTAACTGAGGCtcaggagagggtggaggaatTGCAGCGGATCTTAAGAAATGCTAAGGACCGGGAAAGAAGGCGTAAGAAGGTCGTGAAATCCCTGCTAAAggatttaaaacacaaaaatatgctgacaaaggagctgcagcaggagcttgACCTCTACTCTG ATCTTCCAGATTAA
- the LOC121612623 gene encoding transmembrane protein 240-like: protein MNALFHRFHNFILPLVRGKERVCACTCGRHQVYYVIPYNEAQSKMASRENNVLSDIMTQQEMGLIVGLLLGLCISWFLLLLDRVWFSGLNYWRANQMHDVGFWSQMPKFSNTKDFFRWLLPKHTEDSSGNMVHIKQDVYHNVNGSI from the exons ATGAACGCGCTTTTTCATCGCTTTCACAACTTCATCTTGCCGTTGGTGCGGGGGAAGGAGCGCGTGTGTGCCTGCACCTGCGGAAG GCATCAAGTCTATTATGTCATCCCATATAATGAGGCCCAGTCCAAGATGGCTTCCAGAGAAAACAACGTTTTAAGTGACATCATGACCCAGCAGGAGATGGGCCTGATAGTGGGACTGCTCTTGGGCCTCTGCATCAGCTGGTTCTTGCTGCTCCTTGACAGAGTTTGGTTCTCAGGGCTCAACTACTGGAGGGCAAACCAAATGCATG atgtggGTTTCTGGTCGCAGATGCCCAAATTCAGCAACACAAAGGACTTCTTCAGATGGTTActtccaaaacacacagaggactcTAGCGGGAACATGGTGCACATCAAGCAGGATGTGTACCATAATGTTAATGGAAGCATTTGA